The Sinomonas sp. P10A9 genome contains the following window.
GATCCTGCCGCCCATTGCACATGGCGTGAAGGTCATCTCGATCGGCATGTTCGTGGACGGCAATCAGGCGGTAGCCTGGCGCGGGCCGATGCTCCACCGCGCGCTTGAGCAGTTCCTCGGTGACGTCTTCTTCGGGGACCTCGATGTCCTCTTCCTCGACTTGCCGCCCGGCACGGGAGACGTGGCGATCTCGGTCTCGCAGCTCCTGCCGAATGCCGAGCTGCTCATCGTGACGACGCCGCAGGCCGCCGCCGCGGAGGTTGCCGAGCGGGCGGGCTCGGTCTCCGCGCAGACGGGACAGAAGGTGGCCGGGGTCATCGAGAACATGGCGGGCCTGACGCTCCCGGACGGAACAGTCATGGACGTGTTCGGCTCCGGTGGAGGCCAGCGTGTGGCCGAGAGGCTCAGCGCTGCACTCGGGACTCCCGTGGAGCTCCTCGGGCAGGTGCCGCTCGACGTCGCGCTACGCGAGGGCGGCGATGCGGGCGTGCCGATCGTGCTCGGACAGCCCGGCTCGTCGGCGGCTGTTGCCCTGCGCGCCATCGCGGATCGGCTCGCCACCAGGCCCCGCGGACTCGCAGGCCGGAGCCTCGGAGTGACTCCCGCGCCCTGACTGCCTGGGCAGCGGCGCGGCCGGCCTCGGGCTCAGGTCGCCTCGGAGTCGAACGGTGCCTTCTCACCGGCAGAGAGCCGCTCCACAGTACGCTCCGGGGCGGCTGCGGCAACAGCGAAGGCGGGGGCACCTGCCGCTGCGGCCGCAACAGCGTTCGGAGCAGCAGCGGCGTCAGCGCCGCCCTCGTCGTCGAGGAGGGCATTACGGATGATCTTGCGGGGGTCATACTGCCGCGGGTCGTACTTGCGCCAGTCCACCTCGTTGAGGTCGACGCCCGTTTCCTCCTTGAGCTGCTCCTTGGCCCCGGAGGCCATGCGGCGCAGCTCCTTCACGATATTCGTGAGCTTCTGGGTGTATTCGGGCAGCCGCTTGGGGCCGATCACGAGGATGCCGATGACCAGCAGGATCAGGAATTCAGGGCCGTTGATTCCGAACACGCGTGCAACATTACCTTCTGCCCGCGGGAGCGGGCGATTCCGTTGGAAAGCGTCGCATCAGGGGCGGCCCGATGCGCCGAAGACCACGCGCAGTCCGCGCCCGATCCGATCGAGCGGCTCTTCACTGCTTGAGGCCGTCTGCACAGAGAACCCGGGCACATCCCGCACCCACCGATCGGCTCCGCTGGAGGTGCGGACGAGCGCTGGCGCCCCGCTTCCGGCCACCGACCGGTGCTGCGGTTCCCCTGCAAGTGCGTAGGCCGTCACTGCCAGCGCCGCCGCACAGGCCGCCACCCCGGCCAGCGCCGACAGTCCTGCGCGGGCCGCACTGCGGCCGCGCCCTTCGCTGCTCTCGGCGAGCTCGGCCCTGGCCGCGAGGTATTGGGTGTGCTCGAGGAGCCGCTCGTGGAGGGAGTGGCTCACGTCCGGCACCTGGGCCGTACGGAGGGACGCGAGGTACCTGCGCTCGGTCTCAAGCCGACCGCGGCACTCGGGGCAGCACCTCACGTGCGCGGCGGACTCCGGATGTTCGTCGGGGAGGATGTCCCTCCATCGTGGAAGAGCCATAGGGGCTTCCTAGCGGGTGCCGCGGGCGACGCGCGGGAGCGCCAGGCGCTTCTTCGCAGCGCCACGGCGGGGATCACGGTGGGCGAGCTTCTCACGCAGGAGCGTCCGGCCGCGGTGGATGCGGCTGCGGACGGTCCCGAGCTTGACCCCGAGCGCATCGGCGACCTCATCGTAGGAGAGCCCCTCGAGGTCGCACAGCACGACGGCGGCGCGGAAGTCCGGAGGCAGCTCCTCCAGGGCGGCCTGGACGTCCAGATCGAGGTTGTTCATCTCGTAGGAGCGCTCGGGGCCGGGGTCGCGGCCGGGAAGGCGTGACTCGGCGTCTTCGGCGAGCGCGTCGAACCGGATGCGGCCCTTGCGGCGGGCCTGGTCGAGGAAGAGGTTGGTGGTGATGCGGTGGAGCCAGCCGTCGAGGGTGCCCGGCTTGAAGTTCTCGAGCGAACGGAACACGCGGACGAACACCTCCTGGGTGAGGTCCTCGGCGTCGTGCTGGTTGCCGGTCAGACGGTACGCGAGGCGGTACACCTTGGCCGAGTGCTGGGTGACCACCTCTTCCCACGTCGGGGGAACCCAGGGCTCGCCCTCGGGGGTCTCGTGGGGGGTCTGGGTGGCCGCAGCCATTCGAGCTGACACGTCCACGCACCTGCCTTCGCTGCTTCGGTGCGGCGCTGCCGTTCCGTGCTGCCGGCCTCAATGGGGGCCGGTGTCGACGACGCCGCTCGGATACCCCAGTCTGCCAGTTGTCGCTGGGAGTTCGCTCGGTGTTCCGCCCCCAGCGTACAAGGCGCCGCTTGGCGCTCGAACGATAGGCTTGGTCAGCCCCCCTGACCGGCACAGAGGCGAAAGCGATCCATGAGCTCCAACAAGTCCACCAGTTGGTCCTACACCGAGGCGTTCGCATCGGAGGACGCGGTGCAGGCAAGGGCCCGCGAGCGGTCGTTCGACCTCGGGATCACGCCTGTGAGTCCGGGGGTCGGCGCAGTCCTGACCGTCCTCGCCGCGTCGTCGAAGTCCCAGGCCGCAGTCGAGATCGGATCCGGGGCGGGCGTCTCGGGCGTCTGCATCCTGCGCGGGCTGCCCTCCACCGCGGTGTTCACGACGATCGACCATGACGTCGAGCACCTCAAGGCCGCACGCGAGGCGTTCGCCGAGGCCGGCGTACCCGCGAACCGGGTTCGAGCCATCCCGGGCCGGGCTGCGGCAGTCCTCCCACGCCTCACGGACGGTGCCTACGACTTCGTCCTGGTCGACGCAGACAAGGCCAATGCGCTGCTCTACGCCGAGCAGGGCATCCGGCTGTTGCGTCGGGGAGGGCTGCTCGTGGTCAACGACGCCCTCGACCGGGACCGCGTGTCCAACCCGGCGCACCGCGAGCCCACCACAGTGCGGCTGAGGGAGCTCCACCGGGCCCTGCGCACGGATGAGCGGCTCTGCGCGTCAATCCTCCCCACCGGCGACGGCCTCATCGTGGCCGCACGCCTCTAGGCCTCGCCCAGAGCCCTACGGGGCGCCGCACGGGTCCGGGAACGCTGCCGAAGAAGGCCGCCGAGGAACGTCGAAGGGCCGGTCCCAGAGGACCGGCCCTTCGAGCATCAGCGCGGCTCTGCCACCGCGGGTTGGCTATTCGGTGACGCCGACGAGGCACTGCTTGAGCTCGGCCGCTTCATCGGCGTTGAGCTCCACAACCAGCCGACCGCCGCCCTCAAGGGGAACACGCATGATCAGGCTCCGGCCCTCCTTCGTGACCTCCATCGGCCCGTCACCGGTACGCGGTTTCATGGCTGCCATGTGCTCTTCCCCTCCAGTTGGTCGTCCGCACGATGTGCTGCTGACAACATTACCAGCAGGCATACCCCGTAGTATCCAGCGACCGGAACGGGCGTGCCGATTCGAAGGCGCTTCTACGGCGGCCAGTCGCCGCCTCCGGGGAGCTGTGCCCAGACCCACAGCCACACGACCCACACGATCTGCAGCAGCACGAACAGCACGAGGGTGGCCCACCGGTATGCGCGTGAGCTGGACAGTCCGGCGGCCGCAAGGGCCAGGGGGAACAGCGGCAGCATCATGCGGAACGTGCTGGTCTGAGGGTGGAGGAACGCGAGGAGATAGACCACGTAGGCCACGCACCACATCTCCATCTCGAGGCCGATGCGCCGCACGTGTGCACTCGTAAAGTACAGGGCCGCGA
Protein-coding sequences here:
- a CDS encoding Mrp/NBP35 family ATP-binding protein, which produces MSGVHSVPVSEDAVRAALHGVIDPELRRPIDELGMLQSVTVDGARVTVGVLLTIAGCPLRGTIEGDVHTALGAVPGVEETDVVLDVMTPQQRQELRERLRPERGIPFSRPDSLTKVYAVASGKGGVGKSSVTVNLATELASRGLRVGIVDADVHGFSVPGLLGATGTPTSVDDMILPPIAHGVKVISIGMFVDGNQAVAWRGPMLHRALEQFLGDVFFGDLDVLFLDLPPGTGDVAISVSQLLPNAELLIVTTPQAAAAEVAERAGSVSAQTGQKVAGVIENMAGLTLPDGTVMDVFGSGGGQRVAERLSAALGTPVELLGQVPLDVALREGGDAGVPIVLGQPGSSAAVALRAIADRLATRPRGLAGRSLGVTPAP
- a CDS encoding twin-arginine translocase TatA/TatE family subunit translates to MFGINGPEFLILLVIGILVIGPKRLPEYTQKLTNIVKELRRMASGAKEQLKEETGVDLNEVDWRKYDPRQYDPRKIIRNALLDDEGGADAAAAPNAVAAAAAGAPAFAVAAAAPERTVERLSAGEKAPFDSEAT
- the sigE gene encoding RNA polymerase sigma factor SigE → MSARMAAATQTPHETPEGEPWVPPTWEEVVTQHSAKVYRLAYRLTGNQHDAEDLTQEVFVRVFRSLENFKPGTLDGWLHRITTNLFLDQARRKGRIRFDALAEDAESRLPGRDPGPERSYEMNNLDLDVQAALEELPPDFRAAVVLCDLEGLSYDEVADALGVKLGTVRSRIHRGRTLLREKLAHRDPRRGAAKKRLALPRVARGTR
- a CDS encoding O-methyltransferase translates to MSSNKSTSWSYTEAFASEDAVQARARERSFDLGITPVSPGVGAVLTVLAASSKSQAAVEIGSGAGVSGVCILRGLPSTAVFTTIDHDVEHLKAAREAFAEAGVPANRVRAIPGRAAAVLPRLTDGAYDFVLVDADKANALLYAEQGIRLLRRGGLLVVNDALDRDRVSNPAHREPTTVRLRELHRALRTDERLCASILPTGDGLIVAARL
- a CDS encoding DUF3117 domain-containing protein encodes the protein MAAMKPRTGDGPMEVTKEGRSLIMRVPLEGGGRLVVELNADEAAELKQCLVGVTE